The Pseudomonas fluorescens genome includes a window with the following:
- a CDS encoding putative bifunctional diguanylate cyclase/phosphodiesterase, which produces MAIQRASVLTSAQDVAPRENPLSDATSDLFRRRFDQVKEAYILFPLLAALLLSVIWAGTLYLIKVEQTRAQRGIAEASLEIGATYEAQILRAVREIDQTLKLVKYTYESERETNPLPKLKARALLPSPYLFDVSVVDARGLVVASTQSSEVGNRIAKDELQAVGRDTALSISRPWKSPATGEWKLRFSRRLDTGDGAFAGIAMVEVDAAYFVSSYDTSKLGNQGLLGLLGIDGVFRARRSGEAISAGNEVDYAAVVPDTENTDAVRLINGTDGVRRYTSARQLYDFPLAVIVGLSEEEQLATVTRQAHTYLWRTAGGSLLLVLLAGLLARMSWQLVQSRLRAGEAKIAYAENVEYLAYHDGLTALPNRSLFSKLLSQSIGEASRYHRQLAVLFLDLDRFKQVNDTLGHDAGDQLLKEVALRLKACLRTSDTVARLGGDEFVILLPELSDDKDVATAAQKVLGAIARPFNLQGQEFRVTASVGISVFPQDGLDEQTLKKNADIAMYQAKQCGKNNFQFYSAKLNADSLERMTLELSLRHALERHEFQLHYQAKRDIGSGRITGMEALLRWNHPDLGIVAPMQFIPVAEETGLIVPIGKWVLKTACQQNVAWQQQGLPCLGVAVNLTARQFADENLLTDLAGILAETGMDARLLELEIAESLLMQDVKKALNVLTGLKHLKVRIAIDDFGIGYSSLSALEQFPLDVIKIDRSCICDTSSVSEDKALTEAIIAMGRTLSLTVVAQGVETKEQADFLRDNACDEFQGFYFNKPVPADQFKVLLKAQAAGTDLDT; this is translated from the coding sequence ATGGCGATCCAACGGGCGAGTGTACTGACGTCGGCCCAGGATGTCGCCCCTCGTGAAAACCCCTTGTCCGATGCGACGAGCGATCTGTTTCGGCGCCGCTTCGATCAGGTCAAGGAAGCCTACATTCTGTTCCCGCTGTTGGCGGCTCTCCTGCTGTCGGTCATCTGGGCGGGCACCCTTTACCTGATCAAGGTCGAACAGACCCGCGCGCAGCGGGGCATCGCCGAGGCGAGCCTGGAAATCGGCGCCACCTACGAAGCGCAGATCCTACGGGCGGTGCGTGAAATCGACCAGACCCTCAAACTCGTCAAGTACACCTACGAGTCCGAGCGCGAGACAAATCCGCTGCCCAAGCTCAAGGCGCGCGCCTTGCTGCCTTCACCTTATTTGTTTGATGTCAGCGTGGTGGATGCCAGGGGGCTGGTCGTGGCCAGTACCCAATCGAGTGAGGTCGGAAACCGGATCGCCAAGGATGAGCTGCAAGCGGTGGGGCGTGACACTGCGCTGTCGATCAGCCGCCCGTGGAAAAGCCCGGCGACGGGGGAGTGGAAGCTACGTTTCAGCCGGCGGCTCGACACGGGGGATGGCGCATTCGCCGGGATCGCCATGGTTGAAGTCGATGCGGCTTATTTCGTCAGCAGTTATGACACCTCGAAGCTTGGCAATCAGGGCTTGCTCGGCCTGCTGGGCATCGACGGCGTCTTTCGGGCACGGCGTAGCGGGGAAGCGATATCGGCCGGCAATGAGGTCGATTACGCCGCCGTGGTGCCGGACACCGAAAACACTGACGCCGTACGCTTGATCAACGGGACGGACGGCGTGCGGCGCTACACCAGTGCCCGTCAGCTCTACGATTTTCCGCTGGCGGTGATCGTCGGGTTGTCCGAAGAAGAACAACTGGCCACAGTGACGCGGCAAGCGCACACCTACCTCTGGCGCACGGCCGGCGGCAGCCTGTTGCTGGTGTTGTTGGCGGGGCTGCTCGCCCGGATGAGCTGGCAACTGGTGCAAAGCCGTCTGCGCGCAGGCGAAGCGAAAATTGCCTACGCCGAAAATGTCGAGTATCTGGCTTATCACGACGGCCTTACGGCGTTGCCCAATCGCAGTCTGTTCAGCAAGCTGTTGAGCCAGAGCATCGGTGAGGCAAGTCGTTATCATCGGCAACTGGCAGTGCTGTTCCTTGACCTCGACCGCTTCAAACAAGTCAACGATACGCTTGGGCACGATGCTGGCGATCAATTGCTCAAGGAGGTGGCGTTGCGACTCAAGGCGTGTCTGCGCACCAGCGATACGGTGGCTCGATTGGGCGGCGACGAGTTCGTGATCCTGCTGCCAGAGCTGTCCGATGACAAGGACGTGGCAACCGCTGCCCAGAAAGTCCTTGGGGCCATTGCCCGGCCTTTCAACCTCCAGGGCCAGGAGTTCCGGGTGACCGCCAGCGTCGGCATCAGCGTTTTCCCACAGGATGGCCTGGACGAGCAGACCCTCAAGAAAAACGCCGATATCGCGATGTACCAGGCCAAGCAGTGCGGCAAGAACAATTTTCAGTTCTACTCCGCGAAGCTGAATGCGGACTCACTGGAGCGGATGACGCTGGAGCTGAGCTTGCGCCACGCGCTGGAGCGCCACGAGTTCCAGCTTCACTACCAGGCCAAGCGAGATATTGGCAGTGGCCGCATTACCGGCATGGAAGCGCTGCTGCGCTGGAATCATCCGGACCTGGGTATCGTGGCACCGATGCAATTCATCCCGGTAGCGGAGGAGACCGGTTTGATCGTGCCGATTGGCAAGTGGGTGCTCAAGACCGCCTGCCAGCAAAACGTGGCCTGGCAGCAACAGGGATTGCCATGCCTGGGGGTCGCCGTGAATCTCACGGCACGGCAGTTTGCCGATGAGAACCTGCTGACGGACCTGGCTGGGATATTGGCCGAAACCGGTATGGATGCACGTCTGCTGGAGCTGGAGATCGCCGAGAGCCTGCTCATGCAGGACGTCAAGAAAGCGTTGAACGTGTTGACCGGGCTCAAACACCTGAAGGTCCGCATCGCCATCGATGATTTCGGCATTGGCTATTCTTCGCTCTCTGCCCTCGAACAGTTTCCGCTGGATGTCATCAAGATTGACCGCTCGTGTATCTGCGATACCAGCAGCGTGTCGGAAGACAAAGCCCTGACCGAGGCCATTATTGCCATGGGCCGGACCCTCAGCCTGACCGTGGTGGCCCAGGGCGTGGAAACCAAGGAGCAGGCCGATTTCCTGCGCGACAATGCCTGCGACGAATTCCAGGGGTTCTACTTCAACAAACCGGTGCCCGCCGATCAGTTCAAGGTGTTGCTGAAAGCCCAGGCGGCTGGCACGGATCTCGATACCTGA